One stretch of Ptiloglossa arizonensis isolate GNS036 chromosome 7, iyPtiAriz1_principal, whole genome shotgun sequence DNA includes these proteins:
- the Orc3 gene encoding origin recognition complex subunit 3 isoform X2 → MDHVSVSKGVFAHKGCYKIGHNKSELLESDYFNEPWYIAYKKAWENIQNAKEEITSNMLQQILNELESFVSNIKEKSIESLENEIQTALVLTGVNVTDHAIMFTRIISKLEPITKHMALIWNKDLKNIKNILEESIYQLMNHEDAGTDEKIKKSQCNMRVLKYWYQKHCKPNDPLVIIITDFESSSPAVLHDFISILSSYSSIMKFILIFGVATTLHAIHRSLTYDVTSKLNVKVFHMQTQINVLSDVLENTVFCSNIPFKLTGRAFQLLTDIFLFYDFSVENFLQSYKICMIQHFYANNINSLCCSPLEINNRISALTNEDLEEIKKLPSIVTYIEQILKEYNIDEPLQNEDFKKILSKLLKRFHQYMHNFLKILRCLHSLMATLPNAPMGKQLREFYAKAVSVNDLKECHEYKECLQLLSFLSKQELLSKLNDILKIIEVPKNSQIVKIKNDLQRHIQTIEAASLETAVTPTDIVVTGEKLSRLQLKEKLLKMSKERAQSPYKQAQLDVINYLDQNVFSIYLVNPNSIPANEIFCFSDGNLAKQHIRGSLRAAIHTGLNNPQVYFNCGCCKLENDEAIPSTLPDLSIIYKLHLESRKLINMYDWLQAFLIIVDPESDAKEQRDVDPKLQARFTQAVAELEFLGFIKSSRKKTDHVKRLV, encoded by the exons ATGGACCACGTTTCTGTGTCAAAG GGTGTGTTCGCTCATAAAGGTTGTTATAAAATTGGTCATAACAAGTCAGAACTTCTGGAATCGGATTATTTTAATGAACCGTGGTATATTGCATATAAAAAAGCAtgggaaaatattcaaaatgctAAAGAG GAAATAACGTCAAATATGTTGCAACAGATTTTAAATGAATTAGAATCTTTTGTTTCCAATATTAAAGAAAAGTCAATAGAAAGtcttgaaaatgaaatacagaCAGCTCTAGTATTAACAG gAGTCAATGTTACCGATCACGCGATAATGTTTACGAGAATAATTTCTAAGTTGGAACCGATAACAAAACATATGGCACTTATATGGAACAAAGatttaaagaatataaaaaatattttagaagaATCAATTTATCAACTGATGAATCATGAAGATGCG GGCACAGacgaaaagattaaaaaaagtCAGTGTAACATGCGAGTCTTAAAATATTGGTATCAAAAACATTGCAAACCAAATGATCCTCTTGTTATAATCATAACTGATTTTGAAAGTTCTTCACCTGCAGTATTACatgattttatttcgatattgaG TTCATATTCAAGTATAATGAAGTTTATCCTTATATTTGGTGTTGCCACTACTTTGCATGCCATACACAGATCTTTAACGTACGATGTTACATCAAAATTAAATGTGAAA GTATTTCACATGCAAACACAGATCAATGTTCTGTCAGATGTATTAGAAAATACTGTTTTTTGTTCAAATATACCATTTAAATTGACTGGAAGAGCATTTCAGTTATTGACAGATATATTTCTGTTCTATGATTTTTCCGTTGAAAATTTCTTACAAAGTTACAAG atATGTATGATACAACATTTTTATGCGAACAATATAAATTCTCTTTGTTGTTCACCATTAGAGATAAACAATAGGATTTCTGCCTTAACCAATGAAGATTtggaagaaattaaaaagttaCCTTCGATAGTAACCTATATAGAACAAATACTGAAAGAGTACAACATAGATGAACCATTACAAAACGAGGATTTTAAG aaaatattatcaaaaCTGTTAAAAAGATTCCATCAATATATGcacaactttttaaaaatattaaggtGTCTACACAGTCTCATGGCGACATTGCCGAATGCACCGATGGGTAAACAG CTGCGTGAATTTTACGCAAAAGCAGTTTCCGTGAACGATTTGAAAGAATGTCACGAGTACAAAGAATGCTTGCAACTCTTGAGCTTTCTatcgaagcaggaacttctctcGAAATTGAATGACATTCTTAAGATCATTGAAGTCCCGAAAAATTcgcaaatagtaaaaataaaaaacgatcTCCAGCGTCATATACAGACGATCGAGGCGGCTAGCTTAGAAACAGCTGTAACACCTACTGATATTGTTGTTACCGGTGAGAAACTTAGTCGACTTCAACTGAAAGAG aaattgttgaaaatgtcCAAAGAACGCGCTCAGTCGCCTTACAAACAAGCACAGTTAGACGTGATTAATTATCTGGACCAGAATGTGTTCTCCATTTACCTGGTAAATCCAAATAGCATACCAGCGAACGAGATATTCTGCTTCAGCGACGGTAATTTAGCAAAGCAACACATTCGCGGGTCTCTGAGGGCTGCGATACACACGGGACTGAACAATCCACAAGTGTATTTCAac TGCGGGTGCTGCAAATTGGAGAACGACGAAGCCATTCCGTCCACGCTGCCCGACCTCAGTATAATTTACAAGCTGCACTTGGAATCCAGGAAGCTGATCAATATGTACGACTGGCTGCAG GCATTTTTGATCATCGTGGATCCCGAGAGCGACGCGAAGGAGCAGCGTGACGTGGATCCGAAACTACA AGCCCGTTTTACTCAAGCGGTTGCCGAGCTGGAGTTCCTCGGTTTCATCAAGAGTTCCCGAAAGAAAACGGATCACGTAAAGCGGCTTGTGTGA
- the Orc3 gene encoding origin recognition complex subunit 3 isoform X1, producing the protein MSECDRVTTGQSFRSFRRQLYKNPFASSFGLQCDVAVLSGVFAHKGCYKIGHNKSELLESDYFNEPWYIAYKKAWENIQNAKEEITSNMLQQILNELESFVSNIKEKSIESLENEIQTALVLTGVNVTDHAIMFTRIISKLEPITKHMALIWNKDLKNIKNILEESIYQLMNHEDAGTDEKIKKSQCNMRVLKYWYQKHCKPNDPLVIIITDFESSSPAVLHDFISILSSYSSIMKFILIFGVATTLHAIHRSLTYDVTSKLNVKVFHMQTQINVLSDVLENTVFCSNIPFKLTGRAFQLLTDIFLFYDFSVENFLQSYKICMIQHFYANNINSLCCSPLEINNRISALTNEDLEEIKKLPSIVTYIEQILKEYNIDEPLQNEDFKKILSKLLKRFHQYMHNFLKILRCLHSLMATLPNAPMGKQLREFYAKAVSVNDLKECHEYKECLQLLSFLSKQELLSKLNDILKIIEVPKNSQIVKIKNDLQRHIQTIEAASLETAVTPTDIVVTGEKLSRLQLKEKLLKMSKERAQSPYKQAQLDVINYLDQNVFSIYLVNPNSIPANEIFCFSDGNLAKQHIRGSLRAAIHTGLNNPQVYFNCGCCKLENDEAIPSTLPDLSIIYKLHLESRKLINMYDWLQAFLIIVDPESDAKEQRDVDPKLQARFTQAVAELEFLGFIKSSRKKTDHVKRLV; encoded by the exons GGTGTGTTCGCTCATAAAGGTTGTTATAAAATTGGTCATAACAAGTCAGAACTTCTGGAATCGGATTATTTTAATGAACCGTGGTATATTGCATATAAAAAAGCAtgggaaaatattcaaaatgctAAAGAG GAAATAACGTCAAATATGTTGCAACAGATTTTAAATGAATTAGAATCTTTTGTTTCCAATATTAAAGAAAAGTCAATAGAAAGtcttgaaaatgaaatacagaCAGCTCTAGTATTAACAG gAGTCAATGTTACCGATCACGCGATAATGTTTACGAGAATAATTTCTAAGTTGGAACCGATAACAAAACATATGGCACTTATATGGAACAAAGatttaaagaatataaaaaatattttagaagaATCAATTTATCAACTGATGAATCATGAAGATGCG GGCACAGacgaaaagattaaaaaaagtCAGTGTAACATGCGAGTCTTAAAATATTGGTATCAAAAACATTGCAAACCAAATGATCCTCTTGTTATAATCATAACTGATTTTGAAAGTTCTTCACCTGCAGTATTACatgattttatttcgatattgaG TTCATATTCAAGTATAATGAAGTTTATCCTTATATTTGGTGTTGCCACTACTTTGCATGCCATACACAGATCTTTAACGTACGATGTTACATCAAAATTAAATGTGAAA GTATTTCACATGCAAACACAGATCAATGTTCTGTCAGATGTATTAGAAAATACTGTTTTTTGTTCAAATATACCATTTAAATTGACTGGAAGAGCATTTCAGTTATTGACAGATATATTTCTGTTCTATGATTTTTCCGTTGAAAATTTCTTACAAAGTTACAAG atATGTATGATACAACATTTTTATGCGAACAATATAAATTCTCTTTGTTGTTCACCATTAGAGATAAACAATAGGATTTCTGCCTTAACCAATGAAGATTtggaagaaattaaaaagttaCCTTCGATAGTAACCTATATAGAACAAATACTGAAAGAGTACAACATAGATGAACCATTACAAAACGAGGATTTTAAG aaaatattatcaaaaCTGTTAAAAAGATTCCATCAATATATGcacaactttttaaaaatattaaggtGTCTACACAGTCTCATGGCGACATTGCCGAATGCACCGATGGGTAAACAG CTGCGTGAATTTTACGCAAAAGCAGTTTCCGTGAACGATTTGAAAGAATGTCACGAGTACAAAGAATGCTTGCAACTCTTGAGCTTTCTatcgaagcaggaacttctctcGAAATTGAATGACATTCTTAAGATCATTGAAGTCCCGAAAAATTcgcaaatagtaaaaataaaaaacgatcTCCAGCGTCATATACAGACGATCGAGGCGGCTAGCTTAGAAACAGCTGTAACACCTACTGATATTGTTGTTACCGGTGAGAAACTTAGTCGACTTCAACTGAAAGAG aaattgttgaaaatgtcCAAAGAACGCGCTCAGTCGCCTTACAAACAAGCACAGTTAGACGTGATTAATTATCTGGACCAGAATGTGTTCTCCATTTACCTGGTAAATCCAAATAGCATACCAGCGAACGAGATATTCTGCTTCAGCGACGGTAATTTAGCAAAGCAACACATTCGCGGGTCTCTGAGGGCTGCGATACACACGGGACTGAACAATCCACAAGTGTATTTCAac TGCGGGTGCTGCAAATTGGAGAACGACGAAGCCATTCCGTCCACGCTGCCCGACCTCAGTATAATTTACAAGCTGCACTTGGAATCCAGGAAGCTGATCAATATGTACGACTGGCTGCAG GCATTTTTGATCATCGTGGATCCCGAGAGCGACGCGAAGGAGCAGCGTGACGTGGATCCGAAACTACA AGCCCGTTTTACTCAAGCGGTTGCCGAGCTGGAGTTCCTCGGTTTCATCAAGAGTTCCCGAAAGAAAACGGATCACGTAAAGCGGCTTGTGTGA